The window gcctcactaaaaaaaaaaaagaaaagaataagggtAAGGAAAGAGTCTAAGAGTTCAGGTAACCAAACTAGTTCTTGAGccattagtcatttttttttaaaatatgactcaTTAAGGCATAGAACATGAAAAGCAAtggggcatagtggaaagaagaaTAGCAGTGGAGTTAAATAGTCTTGCTTCTGTTGCATATTATGTgtatgaccctagtcaagtcttTTAATCTCTAGTCCCAGGAAACAATATAACACTGTATTATACAAATGAGTTGTTAGCCTATATGGCTGAAAGTTACAGTTGTGAGTTCCACACACCATTGAATTGACAAGTCCATATTCTTCTTCCAgcattaagaaaaaaaggaaggaagaagaaagaaaggaagaaaggaaggaagggaaaccaCATAATATCTATTGATgtcaaacaacaaaaattaaaagtggAAATCCTTACCTCATATTAGTGCAAAAGGAAGGCCTCAGCATGAACAAGATACATTGGAGCTATGATTATTATTCTCTGGATTTTAAAGCTTACAGCTAAAAGATATTTTATCCattatctaatctaaccccctctCCTAGGAGATATGGCTACTCAAGCCCAGAGAGTTTAGTTGACTCAACTAAGATCACCCAATTGGTTTATAACAGAACGGAGCTGGGAAGATCATACCAGCTTCTTTTCTTACCTCCAAAGTTTTGATTCCTTTTTAAATGAAGCTCAGGTCTCATAATATTGGTCTATCAATGATTTCCTGTTAcccctagaataaaatacaatttcttGGACATATCTTTATCATGCTCCATAATCAAGTTCCAAACTGCCTTTAGAGCCTTATTCATTCCgttcatattattcccttttgTATGTTCTGTGTTTTAGCCACACTGTACTAATAGTGATCCTCCGCactcaatattttatttcttatcatTGCACATTTTATATGCTGTCTCTGATCCCTTGAATACAGTCCAtccttgtctctgcctcccagaattatcttcctctgaggctctctctctcttttttttttgaagactcTCCTGATCCCACCAGTTGTTAATAATCTCTTCCTCCTCGAATTGTCttgaatttatttatctgtatatatgctgaaccctcccccaccccgtgCAGAACATAACCTCCCTGGGGCTCAGAACTGCctgttttgtctctgtattcccagcacccaGAACAGGTATTGTTACTTATTGGGTAACACAAATACCTTGGCTTTCTCCTCCTCTACCACAATGGCTTCCATTAAAAACTAGAGTCACAGAGACACAATTACATGATGCATCAAGTGTTAGTCCAGCAAGGGACCTTAGATCTGACATAGTACAATTCTCTCACTTCGAAGATGAAGATGctggggcccagagagattaggtgatttgaCCAAACTCACACAGTAAGTTGGTGGCAGATACAACATGATACCTCCCATCTCTTTATTCCCCATGCAGTACAAAAAAAATAACTTGGTACCATCAATATAATAGAGCCAACATAATTTTGACTCAAAAAAATCTAAAGGTATCTAGTGATATCAAATGGATTCATAGCTGGAAAACTCTGGGTTTTTTTGCTAGTATAAATGGGCTGTTTTGTAAGACCATTGAGCTCTCCATTACTGGAAGATGGATGACCATCTGTCAAGTAATGTTAGTAAGTGGGAttcttgcagtaaattggattagGTGAGCTCTGACTTCCCTCCTAAAATTCTGTAATCTCAGAGTGCTAATCCAATTCAATTCTGCAAGGATTcattcagtacctactatgtgcaaggctggAGACATGAAAGTGAAAACCACTCCCTCCCCCTGAAGGAGTCTGCATTCTACTGAGTGAATAAAAATAAGTCAATAGAAGATAACATAAGAGGAGAGAATGGCCAACAAGTGCCAAGTGGCTTTGTATCTGAATTAATCACAATATTTTCTAAAGtccactgggggaggaggggcaggataTAACAATCCTAGGGGTGTTCCTACTCCCTCTATTTGGATCTGAACTCTGCCCTGCTATTATTCAGATACTAGTGAGGGCACTcacgcacacactcacacacaaacacacacacacagaatctggAGcagggtgtgggggggagggtggaaagTATAAGGAAATACAGCATTGTCATCTCTCTAGAAAGACTATACACTACTTAGCTTTTGCAACTGCTTTGTCTCAATGCTGTTCTATAGCTGAGTGGACAAATACTCCAAAATACCTTTTTTATGTGCTATGCTATGATCAGAATTAATTATGCAGCCTCTCCATGAGATGAAATCATATCGGGATGCTAGTGAGATGGGTAAAAAAGATCTACTTCCCTGATGAGGTTATTGTCTCAGACCTTCATGAAAAGAGTTGGAATCTTTCCATGCACAGGCAGATTTCGATGGCAGGATCCAGCTGAGTTCGCTTTGGGAAAGGGGAAGTTgacatgtttgagaaatgagaaatgtgGCAACTCGAATCACTCTGAAGGCCAACACATTATTAACTTCTCCTTTCAATTTCATTTCAAGCAATAACTGGATATAAATCTGTTCAGTTGTTTATAAGTTAAAGAAGGGGTCTGGAACATCAAGATGAACTGATTTGTGGGTGTTTCTACTACCTTAATATTGTACCAACAAgaaacaggcttttttttttaatttccaaaatttgctcaggaaaaaaatttcaatattAAATGCGAGATTCTAAAAATACCCGGAACATACACCTACTAAAGCAAAATGTTTACAGGAATGTGATTGCTGTGAAAACTTTTAAAGTACACCAACAGTTTCAGGCATTGAAGTAGGTGTTtcgaagatttttttaaatgagcttaCTGACACTATTTAAGTCGATGGCCCCtataaacacaaaaacaaaatttaacaccTCCGTGGCATATGATCAGAAGAGAAACATGTtttggagagagagaatgtgttaACATTTGAAGTGCTGAAGTTCTACCTTCAAAGGGTTATGGCTGATTCTCTATCTTTAGCTTACCCTGGTGTGCCTAGGCACTGCAGTTGGTGTGGTGATTCATCGGAAAGCCTTGGAAAGTAGGTGTTAGTATGTGCCATATGGGCTGCTATAGCTTGCCTGCAACCAATGCATTACGGGCACTTTGGGTCTAAGCTGCAAATTCCTTGCATCTTGTACATTGGCAGCTCTAACCTCTGTTTCTTTTGTATTATAGCTCTCTATTAGCTTCTGCTGGCTGCAATGAGTACATCAGTTCAGTCAGAGCCCAATACAGCAGGCTGACCAAGAGAATGCCGGCTTGTCCCTTCCGGGGTTTGGACCACTTTCCATCCAAGAGAAAAGCTATACTCTAAAAGCATTCGGAAGCAAAGCATAAGTTGTGGAAGAAGCCTAGTTGGAAGGGGCCTTTTTGACGGTCACTAATGGAGTAGAGAGGTAGACAGACACGGCGAACACATGCAGACCAAGACGACAGACATGCACACAAAGACAGATAGGGAAGAGGGGGCTGAAAAAGGAGAGGAGGCAAAGGCAGGAACGAAGAGGAGGATTTGGGAGGTAAAAGCAGAGAGAGGgataggagggaagaaaaaagagggaaaacgaagagaaagaagaggggagccGGAGAGtacagaaggggaaggaaagaaacgaGAAGGGAAGGACAGGTGGAAAGAATTAGAAGCAGAAAAGAGTGGCAGAAAGGGCTGGTGAGAATGAGCCTTACTTAATGCCCGTGCCAAGGCGAGCCGGGGCTACGTCCCGCCTGCCCATGCTCTGCCCCTGCCCAGACCCAGAGGTCCGACGCCGCGGAGCGTGCGCGCTGTCTAGGGAGCTGTCCAAAGGGCCACCCGCGAGCCCCGGGCTTCCCTGCCGCCCCTCGGGGGGCAGCCCCCTCCCCCTTGGCTGCCCCCTCACCTTTGAGGATCAGGTTGTCAATGTCCCTGTCGATGCCCAGGAAGTAGCACTTCCTCCAGAGGCCGGAGTAGGTGGCGAAAAGCGGGCGGCCGCACTCGGACTCCAGCACGCCGAGCCCCAGCAGGGACCGCCAATgctccagcagcagcagctcgTCCTCGGGCCGCCCAGAGCcacggccgccgccgccgctctcAGCACCGCCGGGGCCGCcggcgccgccgccgcctcctccggCCGCCGCCGCCTCTGGGGCTGCGGGGCTGCGCCAGCCCGGCAGCAGCTTGCGGCCGTGCGGGGACGAGTCCCGCAGCGGCAGGTGGGACAGCGGCATGAGCCGGTTCTTCTGGTCCGGGGGGTCTGCGCCCGCGCGGCTCCGCTCGCAGCTCTCCTTATGCCGCCGAGGGTCCGTCTCGTACCAGTGGTCGGTGAAGATGGCCGTGACGAGCAGCCCCAGAGAGCAGAGGCTCAGGCACAAGCTGAGCGCCGTGATGAGCGCCCGCGGCTCCATCGCTCGCCtcgcctgcctgcctgcctctcgTGCCTCTCCTCCCCTCGCGTCcgcgccggggccggggccggggccggggctgcagccgccgccgccgctgccgcgcCGACGACTGGCTGGGCTccggcgccgccgccgccgccgctgcagTTAGACACAATGCACTTTGCTTCCCTCTCGCCTCTCGCCTCtcgcctctctctctccctccctcttcttctctccctcgtTCCCCACCCGCCCCCAATCTCGCTCCCACggtctcccctcccttctcttcactcctctctccctccctctcccctcttccttatctctcttcccaacctcactccccacccctcctcctttccccaaatccaatcccccctcctcttctctcccactttctccccctttctcttatcccatttctctcatttcttctccacccccacccccacccccacccccaccccgccttcTCCAGCTTGCCTCCCTCTTGGTCCCTAGCTTTTAATTCCTCATTTCTtcacttttccttctccttcaaatcttttcttcctcttgcttatcttccactctccctttctcctctcctattctttttccctttccttttccttgttaCCTCTCCGTTTCCTGCCTCCTcgtctcctttctcccctttcttagTCTGTCATTAAGTTCCCACCTCTCCCTTGTGACCTCTAGTCCTCACCTCGAAAACTACCTCAGAACAAATCCACCAACATCAGACTCGGTCTTGTCACTTGTCCAAGTCGATTTTGATCACTGCCCCCAGTGGCTTCCAGGATGCATCCAGTATTAAAGCCCCATCAAACTGGGTCTGCATAATATTGAATGCTTCAGTGCACTGTGTGCCATGTGGTGAGGTTCTTGTATCCCGGGTTTCTAGCCGTTGCCTAGTGAGCATTTTGAATGCTCATTCTGTCATGATATCTCTTTCGAGAAAGAGCACTTGTCCACCTAAACCCTCCCTCATTCTGCTTCAGCTACTCTTCTGGAAGAAAAGTCACTAAGATCATTAAGGGCGTCTCTGGAGACTCACAAAAGCTTTGGTTAGACAGATCTCTTTGTTCTTCATTCAGGACAATTTGGGGCaggcttccccacccccacacacacgcacaccacACTCCCAGCACTGGTCAGTCACCTCCTTCTCTTGCTTGAGTAAGCTTTCTCCTGGAATTTATAGATGACTCCATAGGCTCAGTGAACACATGTAACGGGCATCTGCTCTGCAAAGTGATTATTGCCAGTGAATGAAGGAAGACTCTACTAATAAATCAAagtaataattttcttcagagtaaGTTTCCATATGTACACTTTACATGAAGCATTCAGTTCAGAGTAATACACCAAAATGCTCAAATCTTGATACTTGGATCATACAGCTTTAGGTGGGTGGTGATATGTGCTCAGGTCAGGACTTGTGACTCCATAGATTTGGAGGAACTCCcagtgtgggaactccctccaccaatgatcATCTACAATTGATCTATAACTTACGCTCTTACAGAGTTGACTGGGAAcctgagaagttaagttacttacccaaggtcacatagtatgaATCAAAGGCAAATCTTGAGcctaggtcttcctgcttccatccactgtgccagggTCCCTCTCTCATGGAGttataaatgttaattttattagggggcagctaggttggcacagtggataaaacactgtgcCTGAAATCAGGAATTGGTTGTTcggttgtgtccaattctttgtgactccatggatcatgctgtccatggggttttcttggcaaagattttggaatGGTTTCTCTATtggactaaggcaaacagaagttaagtaactagcccaggatcacacagctagtaagtgtctgaggcctgatttgaagtcaggtcttcctgactccagtccgagtctatacactgagccacttAGCAGCCTCCTGAAGGTGGgaatatctgagtttaaatccatccttcGATATGTATTAGGTGTGTAGAATCTGGTGTTACTTGGTATTCAAACTCATCTTGGttagttgcttaacctctgtttgcctcagtttcctcatctgtgaaatggggtaaTGATAGCCTCtacccctcagggttgttgtgaggattaaataccATAAGAATATCAGCTGTTACTATTCTTATTGTGACTGAAGCACAACTTCAGGTTTCTCAGAGTTAGGGAAAGTATCTGTGAACAGTGTTTCTAAAGGGCTAGTTGATTAAACTGGAGTAGTACTTGGAAAAGTAACTTAGTGCCCTTGGCACTGCTGACAAAGGATGAATATAATATTAGAGACACCAATATGGCATTTCTTGGGTTCTTAGTTTATGAAATATTCAATGATCCAAAGGTTATGAGGCATTCATTAAATGCTAGATGTCATTAGTGCATTGTTTAATGGCACTTATTAATTGATGTCCCACATAAAAATTAATGTGAATTAAATTTTATTCCGAAATGATATATAAAGGCAGAATCAGAACCAGACTTCAAAAGTGGTTGTATTCTGAATCTATAGGTGACATTTTTCCAATTGAAGAATATAGATCTTTCATGGGATGTTCTCTTCATCAATAGATCACTTAGGCAAATGTCAGTCTCCCAAGGCCCCATACCTATTTTTCTGGGGACCTGATAACATGAATTACCACTCATATTTTCTCACAGCTTTAGCTAGATCTACAGTTATTCAAGTCTAATTAAGGAAGAtaaagaattgtaatttttacaTTGTTCCTCTCACCTGTAAGCTTTATAGTAAGAAATGCTAAGCTTGTCACAGGAATCTTGTCTGTCCTTATACAAAGATTTTATAAGACTGGGAGCTTTCTTTTATTAATATGCTATAGTATAATCTTCAATTTTTACTCATGCCTACTTTCAGCTGTGAGCAAACAATTGCTATCTAAAATTCATTCAGGGTGGCATATGCTCTTTTATGTCTTTTAAGATGAAATTACTTGAAATCTTGAATATGTCCCAAGAGCCTCTAACCTCTCGACTAACCCTAACCCCTTTCCAAACACTATGCGCTACCCAGAATTAATACTCAGCCACATTACCTGACCATGTGAACAGTCTTCAGACAAAAGCCATTCCCCTCCTCACCAGAATGAAGCtgaaacattctattttttagACATTTCTGTTACATTTAAAAGAACATAATAGTTTCCTTCATTTCCCTAGCCAGAACACTTTGATCATGCCCTTCTTAGAAAATAGCGTTACCCTTGAATTTCATTTATGTCTATGTTTTAAACCAGCCTCAGCATATAATCTGATGGATTACCTTTGACAATACTTCACAAAAATATCACCTATTAAAAATATGAGCCAACACTATATAATTAAAAGACTGGCTCTGCCAAGGTATCATTAAAGGTATCAATGGGGCCACAACGTAAGTCATTTTTACCACAGGAAAAGCACAATGCTCTGTGTTTTTGTTAATAAATTCATTTGGATATTTCCAAATAGGAAATCACATCACCCATTAATCAAATATACCAAGCTTCCATTTGCTATTGATTGCTGCATTAAGAAAACAGAAGCTGTGGTGTTAAGCTATTGTCAGTAAGCTGTCTGTTTCATAATTTTTAGATCACAAAGACAACACAGTTCAATGTTCAACTACAAGctaaacatttacaaaatataGGAGACACATGATGGA is drawn from Dromiciops gliroides isolate mDroGli1 chromosome 2, mDroGli1.pri, whole genome shotgun sequence and contains these coding sequences:
- the TMEM178A gene encoding transmembrane protein 178A codes for the protein MEPRALITALSLCLSLCSLGLLVTAIFTDHWYETDPRRHKESCERSRAGADPPDQKNRLMPLSHLPLRDSSPHGRKLLPGWRSPAAPEAAAAGGGGGGAGGPGGAESGGGGRGSGRPEDELLLLEHWRSLLGLGVLESECGRPLFATYSGLWRKCYFLGIDRDIDNLILKGIAQRCTAIKYHFSQPIRLRNIPFNLTKTIQQDEWHLLHLRRITAGFLGMAAAVLLCGCIVATVSFFWEESLTQHVAGLLFLMTGIFCTISLCTYAASISYDLNRLPKLIYSLPDDVDHGYSWSIFCAWCSLGFIVAAGGLCTAYPFVSRTKIAHLKSARDSTV